A single region of the Acipenser ruthenus unplaced genomic scaffold, fAciRut3.2 maternal haplotype, whole genome shotgun sequence genome encodes:
- the LOC117410103 gene encoding SLAM family member 8-like isoform X4, with the protein MSAHRRLLHFSYELTVFIVLLGLLVASLSADPVVNGIVGESVVLPAGLSPQDNPSEVGWKWGEKTIALSDENVSIEQFRDRLHLNRRDWSLTINPLRAEDSGEYNRVATAASGDQLPTHTVTLRVYEKIKSEVTRNPSNETCRATLLCTTNQRENVTYRWKRGDQDLPEHAGTLEVSLSPGEINVIFTCIASNPVSEATASIRESCADTAPWWLFDWRIYAGTAGILLLVLVSIVVLWQKMKKKHNEAVTEPPQQPTIYAEIQRKTTQRNHVKKSSNAQQSDSLPTTVYATVNLKQVESSANAQQSDGLPMTVYETVDHKRAPGKSCDTQYDMVNFNRNKENTPYQHIL; encoded by the exons ATGTCTGCACATCGCAGATTGCTTCATTTCAGTTACGAGCTGACAGTTTTCATTGTGCTGCTGG GTTTGCTGGTGGCCAGTTTATCTGCTGATCCAGTCGTGAATGGGATTGTTGGAGAGTCTGTTGTCTTGCCCGCTGGTTTGTCCCCACAGGATAACCCAAGTGAAGTGGGATGGAAATGGGGTGAAAAAACCATTGCTTTGAGTGATGAGAATGTATCAATTGAGCAGTTTAGAGACAGGCTGCATCTGAACAGAAGAGACTGGTCTTTAACAATCAATCCGCTCAGAGCTGAAGACAGTGGAGAATATAATCGTGTTGCCACAGCAGCTTCTGGAGATCAGCTCCCTACACACACGGTTACTCTTCGTGTTTATG AAAAGATCAAGTCGGAGGTGACGAGGAACccatcgaatgaaacctgccgtGCGACGCTGCTCTGCACCACGAACCAAAGAGAAAACGTCACCTACCGCTGGAAGAGAGGGGACCAGGATTTACCTGAGCATGCCGGGACTCTGGAGGTGTCCCTGAGCCCCGGAGAGATTAATGTTATCTTCACCTGCATCGCTTCTAATCCAGTCAGTGAGGCAACAGCGTCTATCCGGGAGAGCTGTGCAG ATACCGCACCCTGGTGGCTCTTTGATTGGCGGATCTACGCTGGAACAGCTGGGATATTGCTGCTGGTTCTCGTTTCTATTGTAGTGTTGTGgcagaaaatgaaaaagaaacacaatgaaG cTGTGACAGAACCTCCCCAACAGCCGACTATCTATGCAGAAATTCAGAGAAAAACTACACAGAGGAATCAC GTTAAAAAGTCATCAAATGCCCAGCAGAGTGACAGTCTCCCGACGACTGTTTATGCAACTGTGAATCTCAAACAG GTTGAATCATCTGCAAATGCCCAGCAGAGTGACGGTCTCCCGATGACTGTTTATGAGACTGTGGATCACAAACGG GCACCAGGAAAGTCGTGTGACACGCAATACGACATGGTGAACTTCAACCGCAATAAGGAAAACACACCTTATCAACACATACTGTAG
- the LOC117410174 gene encoding uncharacterized protein LOC117410174, producing the protein MPQFISCWTVLVILAISGLPCQADIQIAGILDGTVILPPCVIDEVPKRITWSIFNNVTYIATLISGSTKVDMRRDFKDRLVLDASKGSLKIKNLQLTDSMSYKVNIINSTKQCNEVVNLQIIERVQIQKTAEYGECRFTLKCLVPNHSHFNYVWNLADDSSVSGPILKVDIPFNTTRSFTCVASNNITTSTATVTEHCSNTANVDRNRSLYFASTFGLLIYFVSF; encoded by the exons ATGCCTCAGTTCATTTCTTGCTGGACGGTACTGGTGATCCTTGCCATTTCTG GTCTTCCCTGTCAGGCCGACATACAAATTGCCGGTATTTTGGACGGTACAGTCATCTTACCTCCTTGTGTGATTGATGAGGTACCAAAAAGAATCACTTGGTCCATCTTCAACAATGTTACCTACATTGCTACATTAATATCTGGATCAACTAAAGTAGATATGAGGAGAGACTTCAAAGACAGGCTTGTTCTGGACGCCAGCAAGGGATCACTTAAGATAAAAAACCTGCAGCTGACAGATAGCATGAGCTACAAAGTGAATATAATCAACAGCACAAAACAATGCAATGAGGTAGTGAATCTACAAATTATTG AACGTGTTCAAATTCAAAAGACTGCTGAGTACGGAGAGTGCCGATTCACTTTGAAATGTTTAGTTCCAAACCACTCACATTTTAATTACGTTTGGAATCTTGCTGACGACTCCAGTGTAAGCGGACCCATACTGAAGGTGGATATTCCTTTCAACACAACACGGTCCTTCACCTGTGTGGCTTCCAACAACATAACCACATCAACAGCTACTGTGACAGAGCACTGTAGCAATACAG caAATGTGGACAGAAATAGAAGTCTTTATTTCGCCTCCACCTTTGGACTTTTAATATACTTTGTGAGCTTCTAG
- the LOC117410103 gene encoding SLAM family member 8-like isoform X1, whose translation MSAHRRLLHFSYELTVFIVLLGLLVASLSADPVVNGIVGESVVLPAGLSPQDNPSEVGWKWGEKTIALSDENVSIEQFRDRLHLNRRDWSLTINPLRAEDSGEYNRVATAASGDQLPTHTVTLRVYEKIKSEVTRNPSNETCRATLLCTTNQRENVTYRWKRGDQDLPEHAGTLEVSLSPGEINVIFTCIASNPVSEATASIRESCAASLFLNSDTAPWWLFDWRIYAGTAGILLLVLVSIVVLWQKMKKKHNEAVTEPPQQPTIYAEIQRKTTQRNHVKKSSNAQQSDSLPTTVYATVNLKQVESSANAQQSDGLPMTVYETVDHKRAPGKSCDTQYDMVNFNRNKENTPYQHIL comes from the exons ATGTCTGCACATCGCAGATTGCTTCATTTCAGTTACGAGCTGACAGTTTTCATTGTGCTGCTGG GTTTGCTGGTGGCCAGTTTATCTGCTGATCCAGTCGTGAATGGGATTGTTGGAGAGTCTGTTGTCTTGCCCGCTGGTTTGTCCCCACAGGATAACCCAAGTGAAGTGGGATGGAAATGGGGTGAAAAAACCATTGCTTTGAGTGATGAGAATGTATCAATTGAGCAGTTTAGAGACAGGCTGCATCTGAACAGAAGAGACTGGTCTTTAACAATCAATCCGCTCAGAGCTGAAGACAGTGGAGAATATAATCGTGTTGCCACAGCAGCTTCTGGAGATCAGCTCCCTACACACACGGTTACTCTTCGTGTTTATG AAAAGATCAAGTCGGAGGTGACGAGGAACccatcgaatgaaacctgccgtGCGACGCTGCTCTGCACCACGAACCAAAGAGAAAACGTCACCTACCGCTGGAAGAGAGGGGACCAGGATTTACCTGAGCATGCCGGGACTCTGGAGGTGTCCCTGAGCCCCGGAGAGATTAATGTTATCTTCACCTGCATCGCTTCTAATCCAGTCAGTGAGGCAACAGCGTCTATCCGGGAGAGCTGTGCAG CGTCTCTCTTTCTGAACTCAGATACCGCACCCTGGTGGCTCTTTGATTGGCGGATCTACGCTGGAACAGCTGGGATATTGCTGCTGGTTCTCGTTTCTATTGTAGTGTTGTGgcagaaaatgaaaaagaaacacaatgaaG cTGTGACAGAACCTCCCCAACAGCCGACTATCTATGCAGAAATTCAGAGAAAAACTACACAGAGGAATCAC GTTAAAAAGTCATCAAATGCCCAGCAGAGTGACAGTCTCCCGACGACTGTTTATGCAACTGTGAATCTCAAACAG GTTGAATCATCTGCAAATGCCCAGCAGAGTGACGGTCTCCCGATGACTGTTTATGAGACTGTGGATCACAAACGG GCACCAGGAAAGTCGTGTGACACGCAATACGACATGGTGAACTTCAACCGCAATAAGGAAAACACACCTTATCAACACATACTGTAG
- the LOC131735559 gene encoding HEPACAM family member 2-like produces MSSMKDLLLTVLLHCLTSGTCSESNPIDRYGIDGESFHLDVGEYNNMTFKKFLWLYADKKNLVEYTSETEHVENYNKQNKFEFDEKNFSLLIKNLEKTDSGLYRAETVQDDGDRIRVVTYKLSVQAPVSKPVITNTSDPEGECNSTLKCKVENGTELSITWLGNGINSTMTHGRSSELCLDNITCNSWPLTCYTENKVSNSSETIEALQCERPSNSALQLNFWLILSIGIIGIIIPIIIIIIRIFWIKHRNKKKEEYLVSTTDASVGVNRQSITTEYDVVRPERINQPTDLPPEITTIYATVRKTSIKSIC; encoded by the exons ATGTCAAGTATGAAGGACCTTCTGTTAACTGTTCTGCTCCACTGTCTGACATCAG GCACATGTAGTGAAAGCAATCCCATTGATCGATACGGAATAGATGGAGAATCTTTTCACCTGGATGTTGGAGAATACAACAACATGACATTCAAAAAGTTTCTGTGGCTTTATGCTGATAAGAAAAATCTAGTGGAATATACTTCCGAAACTGAGCATGTCGAAAATTATAACAAGCAAAACAAGTTTGAGTTTGACGAGAAGAATTTCTCCTTGCTTATTAAGAACCTGGAGAAGACAGACAGTGGGCTTTATAGAGCAGAAACAGTTCAAGATGATGGAGACAGGATTCGTGTTGTTACTTACAAGCTCAGTGTCCAAG CTCCTGTCTCCAAACCCGTCATCACTAATACTTCCGACCCTGAAGGAGAATGCAACTCCACTCTGAAGTGCAAGGTGGAGAATGGGACGGAACTCTCCATTACATGGCTAGGGAATGGGATTAATAGCACCATGACACATGGGCGCTCCTCTGAACTTTGTCTGGATAACATCACTTGTAACAGCTGGCCGTTAACCTGCTACACAGAGAACAAAGTCAGCAATTCTTCGGAAACCATCGAGGCGCTGCAGTGTGAACGTCCATCGA ATTCTGCTTTACAGTTAAATTTCTGGCTGATTCTAAGCATCGGAATCATCGGAATCATCATcccaatcatcatcatcatcatcagaatTTTTTGGATCAAgcacagaaataaaaagaaag AGGAATATTTAGTCAGCACAACAGATGCTTCAGTTGGGGTGAACAGACAG tcGATAACAACAGAGTACGACGTTGTGAGGCCAGAACGGATAAATCAGCCCACAGACCTTCCCCCAGAAATCACAACCATCTACGCTACTGTTCGAAAAACAAGCATCAAAAGCATTTGTTAA